One Nicotiana sylvestris chromosome 12, ASM39365v2, whole genome shotgun sequence genomic window carries:
- the LOC138882645 gene encoding uncharacterized protein, translated as MGVLAHLAIQRRSLGREIQNLANDGIRLDETEEGDSLRKAIMEEAHSSRYSIHLGATKMYLDLKELYWWKGMKKQVGDYVAKCLNCQQVKAEHQRPGGLAQDIKIPQWKWEMIYMDFDNISMAPYEALYGRRCRSPVGWFEPAEVPLIGPEFACEALEKVQLIKERLKSAQSRQKSYSDKRHRDLEFMVGDKVFLKVSPMKGVMRFGKKGKLSPRFIGPYEILEKKGNMAYKLALPVELSFVHPVFYMSMLRKYIHDESHIISADTIEIKEGLTYEEVPIKILNRQVRKLRTKDLASVRVLWSNHDSKEATWEVEEDMRKKYPYLFEEKGM; from the exons atGGGTGTCTTGGCCCATCTTGCAATACAAAGACGATCTCTGGGCCGAGAAATTCAAAATCTAGCAAATGATGGAATTAGATTGGATGAGACCGAAGAAGGAG ATAGTCTTAGGAAAGCCATAATGGAAGAAGCTCACAGTTCGAGGTACTCTATCCACCTAGGTGCTACCAAAATGTATCTGGACTTGAAAGAGTTGTATTGGTGGAAAGGCATGAAGAAACAAGTCGGAGATTATGTGGCCaaatgtttgaattgccagcaagtcaaagccgagcatcagaggcctggtggcctagctcaagatataaagataccacagtggaagtgggagatgatttATATGGATTTC GACAACATTagtatggctccttatgaagcgTTGTATGGGCGAAGATGtaggtctccagtgggttggtttgaaccagcaGAGGTGCCATTGATTGGTCCAGAGTTTGCTTGTGAGGCCTTAGAGAAAGTCCAGCTAATCAAAGAAAGACTGAAATCggctcagagtcgtcaaaagtccTATTCTGACAAGCGGCATCGTGACttagagttcatggttggtgacaaggtgtttttgaaagtttcaccaatgaaaggagttatgaggtttggtaagaaagggaaacttagccctagatttatcggaccttatgaaattctagaaaagaaaggaaacaTGGCTTATAAGCTAGCGCTCCCCGTTGAGTTGTCCTTTGTTCATCCTGTCTTTTATATGTCTATGCTTAGAAAGTACATTCATGATGAGTCACATATAATATCTGCCGATaccatagaaattaaagaaggcttgacttatgaagagGTACCTATAAAAATTCTCaataggcaagtaagaaagctgagaacaaaagatttaGCATCGGTAAGagttttgtggagtaatcatgattcaaaagaggctacgtgggaggtcgaggaagatatgagaaagaaatatccatatttatttgaggaaaaAGGTATGTGA